GTGTCTTATGAGCCAGTCCACCCATCTCTGGTTTACTCCTCACATCTGGCCTTCTCACCTATGGGTCTAGGAGCctcatgaggccaggagctgtGCCATCTTTATCACCACCAGCCCCGCACCTTGCACGGGCTCCAGTACACAGGAAGAAACTCAGCAAGTATTTAGGGAGCCACTAAACCCAGGTCTCGGGCTCTAGGCCACAATGTCTTGGCAATTCAAGGGAAGAGTGGAGGATGGGGCAACAGCTGGGAGGCTGTCCTTGTGACATTTCCGAACTCTTTCCTGAATGCAGTCCTTGAGTCCCGTTGGTGACTTTCCCCATGCAGACCCCTCATGATGGAGAAAACTACAGAGCGGAGCCGCCCCCTCTGCCTGGTCCGGGCCTGTATTCAGAGCTCGCCAAGATCCCCGCTTGGGGCTTGGCCTGGCCGCTGGCGCCCCAGCACCCTGTGCAGGGCGGCGGTGATCTCGCGGTTGCGCAGGCTGTAGATGAGCGGGTACAGCAGCGGCGTGACGTTGGTGTAGACCAGCGCCAGGGTGCGGTCCAGGCGCGGGGAGTAGCTGGCTCTGGGCCGCACGTACATGAAGGTGGCGCAGCCGTAGTGCAGGAAGGTGACTGTCAGATGCGAGGCGCAGGTGGAGGCGGCCTTGCCCCGGCCTTCAGGGCAGCGCAGGCGGCGCAGGGCAGCGGCGATGGCGCCGTAGGAGGCCAGGATGAGCACCgagggcagcagcagcagcaccaggcAGGCGCCCAGCAGGGGCAGCTCGTCGGCGTAGCTCCGCgtgcaggccaggtgcagcagcgCCGTGATGTCGCAGAAGAAGTGCACCAGCAGGCGGGAGCCACAGAAAGGCAGGTGGAAGACGGCCACCGTGAGCCCCACGGACACCGCCAGTCCCCCGAGGCAGCAGGCCAGAGCCAGTCGCGCGCACAGCCCGGGGGTCACCACCGCCGCGTAGCGCAGCGGGTGGCAGATGGCCACGTAGCGGTCATAGGCCATGGCGGCCAGCAGGAAGCACTCGGCCCCGCCCAGAGCCACAAACATCTGCATCTGAAAGGCGCAGCCCAGGAAGGAGATGGGGCTGCCCCTGCGGTGGCCCGGAGGCGTGCTCAGGTCGACCAGGGAGCGGGGCACGACCACCAGCGTGTAGCAGAGCTCGATGGCTGACAGCTGGCACAGGAAGAGCAGCATGGGCTGCCGGCTGGGCATCGAGGCCACGGCCACCAGAATGAGTAGGTTCCCGCCCAGGGTGGCCAGGTGCACCCCCAGCAGCAAAAGGAAGAGCACGGGTCTCAGGTGCGGGAACTCGGAGAAGCCTTGAAGGATAAAGCCGCAGGGCACGGTGGCATTGCTGGGGCTGTCCATGCACGAGCCCGCCCACAGGCACCTGCGGGAGAGAGTCACAGGAGGGGAGAGCTTGTTGGGTACGCATGCTCTGGCCCTGCGTGTGGAGGAGGAGTCGGGTGGAAGGTAGAGGCTGGACCAGGAATGGTGGCTGCAGAGAGGTCGCAACAGTTCGTGGGTCCATTCCCAGTCCACCACTCCCACTCCTTCTCACAAGGAAGTCTTAGTGACTTGTTCAGAAAAATAGTGCAGTTTTTGCTGCCTCCTGGACAAGAATTCCTATAGCTGCTTTCTCAATGTGCTCTTTCAAAAGAAACCTGGATTTTAGCCGGACAAGAATTCCTATAGCTGCTTTCTCAACGTGCTCTTTCAAAAGAAGCCTGCATTTTAGCTCCTTTCCTTGCAATCATCACTCCTGACCTCTACTTACAAAGAATTCATGTGCCTCTATAGTCCAGTTATTATTTTGTGGGTCCTATAGGGCTGTGAGTATTGTGTCTGCTGCAGCCTGAGACATTTCCTTCCCCATGGCAGGAAATGTCTTTAGTTTCCGTTTCTGTCTCCTCCCGCCTTCCCTATTCTGTCATTTCTCAGTTGCCTTCTGTGGTGTATCATAGAATCACAAAAACATAATGCAGGTGAGGGCCTTAGGGATCGTCTCATGTAGCTTCATAATTTTAAGGAGGAAAATAAAGTTCGGGTTGGGGGGAAAGGGGATTGTTGAAGGACGGATTGCTCACAGGAAGTTAGGAACAGAATCTGCATTCTGAGGCTGAATCCAGAACTTTCTATGACCCAGGTCCTGGAAAAAGGTCACTCAGGTCAAGGCAATccatatttatttagttttaagtaGAGACCCAgatctgtgccaggctctggggcaggCACTAAGGCAGCAGAACACACTTTGTGAGAAGACTTCCCTGGGTGCATCAGGAGCGACATGTccctaacatttttattaatgctTTGTCAACATGAGAAAAGGTGATGTGTATTTGTTCTAACTTGACTTTCAGTTAGCAGTACATTCCAAATTTGCCATCGGAACACAGTTTCATTCTAAGCATTATACGGTGACTCATTTGCAAGTAACATTTGGAAAACAGTGACAGTGTGCAGGTCAGCTGCATTTCTCATAATCTTCCGGGATGGAAGAACCAGGAGGTAGAAAGAGATTTGAGGTCATGCAAGCTGGAGGAGGAGGTTTAATTTTTCCAATAGATACTAATGAGCTatctcttttattaatttttaattttaagtgtaAGCTCAACTATTTGCTCTTAAAATCACTGCTAATCAATGTTGGAAGTGGAATTTCTTCATAGTTGTTATATCCTAGAGTAAAAGAGCAATAAAGCTGGGTCAAAGGGCAACAGGAAAATCAGATGAAAGAACTGGAAGGAATGCAAAGAGTTGGGCTTTTGCTa
This Macaca mulatta isolate MMU2019108-1 chromosome 3, T2T-MMU8v2.0, whole genome shotgun sequence DNA region includes the following protein-coding sequences:
- the LOC704613 gene encoding olfactory receptor 10AC1, with product MDSPSNATVPCGFILQGFSEFPHLRPVLFLLLLGVHLATLGGNLLILVAVASMPSRQPMLLFLCQLSAIELCYTLVVVPRSLVDLSTPPGHRRGSPISFLGCAFQMQMFVALGGAECFLLAAMAYDRYVAICHPLRYAAVVTPGLCARLALACCLGGLAVSVGLTVAVFHLPFCGSRLLVHFFCDITALLHLACTRSYADELPLLGACLVLLLLPSVLILASYGAIAAALRRLRCPEGRGKAASTCASHLTVTFLHYGCATFMYVRPRASYSPRLDRTLALVYTNVTPLLYPLIYSLRNREITAALHRVLGRQRPGQAPSGDLGEL